A window of Citrus sinensis cultivar Valencia sweet orange chromosome 7, DVS_A1.0, whole genome shotgun sequence contains these coding sequences:
- the LOC107176643 gene encoding chaperonin CPN60-1, mitochondrial-like, translated as MKLDWGLISPYFITNKKTETCVLKNPFILIYKGEISNEDICRAIASTSYTRRPLVIIARNVDQEEAGSLMLDWNYVGSKVLTEDRVNFLPQMLGSSKEVRASHNETAILGGFGSQAKIKERCEELKSKINESKDDCEVKFARERLAKLSRNLAVFKICGASKAEVDKNYKRVQNALEDAKAATDSGTVPGGGVALLHSSKELDKVQVAKSDQKLGFDGIAVVDKLLEHGNFDHGYDPAKGEYVDMVKAGNVDSLKFIMTEISGLINAFAQSLFYRSLALAITLEAQRFIDVDYYISCGF; from the exons ATGAAGCTAGATTGGGGTCTTATATCCCCATACTTCATCACCAATAAGAAGACGGAAACATGT gtgTTGAAAAATCcattcatattaatatataagggTGAAATCTCAAATGAGGACATTTGTCGAGCAATTGCATCAACTAGCTAT actAGACGACCTTTAGTAATTATTGCCCGGAATGTTGATCAAGAAGAGGCGGGATCTCTTATGCTAGATTGGAATTATGTTGGAAGCAAG GTTTTAACTGAAGACCGTGTGAATTTTTTACCACAAATGCTTGGCTCAAGCAAAGAG GTTAGAGCATCACATAATGAGACAGCTATCCTTGGTGGGTTTGGCAGCCAGGCAAAGATCAAAGAGAGATGTGAAGAG ttgaaatctaaaattaatgagaGCAAAGATGATTGTGAAGTAAAGTTTGCAAGAGAGAGACTTGCAAAGCTTTCTCGAAATCTAGCTGTTTTTAAG atttgtgGAGCTAGTAAAGCGGAAGTGGataaaaactataaaagaGTTCAAAACGCCCTAGAAGATGCCAAGGCTGCAACGGACAGTGGAACAGTACCTG GTGGAGGGGTGGCACTTCTACATTCCTCAAAGGAATTGGACAAAGTGCAAGTTGCAAAATCTGATCAAAAGCTTG GATTCGATGGGATAGCTGTTGTCGATAAGCTATTAGAACATGGCAATTTTGACCATGGATACGATCCAGCTAAAG GCGAATATGTAGATATGGTCAAGGCAGGGAATGTCGATTCACTTAAATTCATAATGACGGAGATATCAGGACTAATAAA TGCTTTTGCGCAGTCACTTTTTTACAGATCATTGGCGTTGGCCATAACGTTAGAAGCTCAACGGTTTATCGATGTGGATTATTATATAAGCTGTGGATTTTGA